A region from the Triticum aestivum cultivar Chinese Spring chromosome 3D, IWGSC CS RefSeq v2.1, whole genome shotgun sequence genome encodes:
- the LOC123080044 gene encoding CMP-sialic acid transporter 3 isoform X2 — translation MSGEVECSVCHAKVAVPAAAVSKAYDSHRSTVSSRQRALNVLLVSGDCVLAGLQPILVYMCKVDGKFKFSPVSVNFLTEITKVIFAIIMLFFQARRVKVGEKPLLTVSTFVQAARNNVLLAVPAFLYAINNYLKFTMQLYFNPATVKMLGNLKVLIIAVLLKVLLRRRFSTIQWEALALLLIGISVNQLKSLPEGSTALGLPVAAGAYLYTLFFVTVPALASVYNEKALKSQFDTSIYLQNLFLYGYGAIFNFLGLVITALVQGPRSFHILEGHSKATMFLICNNAAQGILSSFFFKYADTILKKYSSTIATIFTGVASAILFGHTLTINFVLGISIVIISMHQYLANQIKDQVPSSKIEMSDAEDDRLEESVIVKVDTVASEAKHRHGSDERQPLLPV, via the exons ATGAGCGGGGAGGTGGAATGCAGCGTGTGCCACGCCAAGGTGGccgtgccggcggcggcggtgtccaAGGCCTACGACAGCCACCGGAGCACCGTCTCGTCGCGGCAGCGCGCGCTCAACGtcctcctcgtctccggcgacTGCGTCCTCGCCGGCCTCCAG CCGATATTGGTGTACATGTGTAAAGTGGATGGGAAATTCAAATTTAGCCCAGTCAGTGTGAACTTCTTGACAGAGATCACAAAAGTTATCTTTGCCATCATCATGCTGTTCTTCCAG GCTAGGCGTGTAAAGGTGGGAGAGAAGCCACTTCTCACAGTTTCAACATTTGTGCAG GCTGCCCGCAACAATGTTCTTCTCGCGGTGCCTGCTTTTCTCTATGCCATCAACAATTATTTGAAGTTTACAATGCAG CTATACTTTAATCCCGCGACAGTGAAAATGCTGGGTAATCTCAAG GTTCTGATAATTGCTGTGCTCCTAAAGGTGTTACTCAGGAGGCGTTTCTCCACAATTCAG TGGGAAGCCCTTGCTCTGTTGTTAATTGGAATATCTGTTAATCAACTGAAATCACTGCCTGAAGGTTCTACTGCACTTGGTCTTCCTGTTGCAGCTGGGGCCTACCTATACACACTATTTTTT GTAACAGTTCCTGCATTGGCTTCAGTTTACAATGAAAAGGCTCTGAAAAGCCAGTTCGATACCAGCATATATCTTCAG AACTTATTTCTGTATGGATATGGTGCAATATTTAATTTCCTTGGGCTTGTGATCACTGCCCTCGTCCAAG GACCTCGTAGCTTTCACATTCTGGAAGGGCATTCAAAGGCCACCATGTTTCTTATTTGCAACAATGCTGCACAAGGCATACTTTCGTCATTTTTCTTCAAATATGCAG ATACAATTTTGAAGAAGTACTCATCCACAATCGCCACAATCTTTACTGGGGTAGCGTCTGCTATACTGTTCGGTCATACTCTGACTATAAATTTTGTTCTTGGAATATCAATAGTAATTATATCTATGCATCAG TATCTCGCAAACCAAATTAAGGATCAAGTGCCAAGCAGCAAAATTGAGATGTCTGATGCTGAGGATGACAG ATTAGAGGAATCTGTAATTGTCAAAGTTGACACGGTGGCAAGTGAG GCTAAACACCGCCATGGATCTGATGAGAGGCAGCCACTTCTTCCCGTCTGA
- the LOC123080044 gene encoding CMP-sialic acid transporter 3 isoform X1 codes for MSGEVECSVCHAKVAVPAAAVSKAYDSHRSTVSSRQRALNVLLVSGDCVLAGLQPILVYMCKVDGKFKFSPVSVNFLTEITKVIFAIIMLFFQARRVKVGEKPLLTVSTFVQAARNNVLLAVPAFLYAINNYLKFTMQLYFNPATVKMLGNLKVLIIAVLLKVLLRRRFSTIQWEALALLLIGISVNQLKSLPEGSTALGLPVAAGAYLYTLFFVTVPALASVYNEKALKSQFDTSIYLQNLFLYGYGAIFNFLGLVITALVQGPRSFHILEGHSKATMFLICNNAAQGILSSFFFKYADTILKKYSSTIATIFTGVASAILFGHTLTINFVLGISIVIISMHQYLANQIKDQVPSSKIEMSDAEDDSRLEESVIVKVDTVASEAKHRHGSDERQPLLPV; via the exons ATGAGCGGGGAGGTGGAATGCAGCGTGTGCCACGCCAAGGTGGccgtgccggcggcggcggtgtccaAGGCCTACGACAGCCACCGGAGCACCGTCTCGTCGCGGCAGCGCGCGCTCAACGtcctcctcgtctccggcgacTGCGTCCTCGCCGGCCTCCAG CCGATATTGGTGTACATGTGTAAAGTGGATGGGAAATTCAAATTTAGCCCAGTCAGTGTGAACTTCTTGACAGAGATCACAAAAGTTATCTTTGCCATCATCATGCTGTTCTTCCAG GCTAGGCGTGTAAAGGTGGGAGAGAAGCCACTTCTCACAGTTTCAACATTTGTGCAG GCTGCCCGCAACAATGTTCTTCTCGCGGTGCCTGCTTTTCTCTATGCCATCAACAATTATTTGAAGTTTACAATGCAG CTATACTTTAATCCCGCGACAGTGAAAATGCTGGGTAATCTCAAG GTTCTGATAATTGCTGTGCTCCTAAAGGTGTTACTCAGGAGGCGTTTCTCCACAATTCAG TGGGAAGCCCTTGCTCTGTTGTTAATTGGAATATCTGTTAATCAACTGAAATCACTGCCTGAAGGTTCTACTGCACTTGGTCTTCCTGTTGCAGCTGGGGCCTACCTATACACACTATTTTTT GTAACAGTTCCTGCATTGGCTTCAGTTTACAATGAAAAGGCTCTGAAAAGCCAGTTCGATACCAGCATATATCTTCAG AACTTATTTCTGTATGGATATGGTGCAATATTTAATTTCCTTGGGCTTGTGATCACTGCCCTCGTCCAAG GACCTCGTAGCTTTCACATTCTGGAAGGGCATTCAAAGGCCACCATGTTTCTTATTTGCAACAATGCTGCACAAGGCATACTTTCGTCATTTTTCTTCAAATATGCAG ATACAATTTTGAAGAAGTACTCATCCACAATCGCCACAATCTTTACTGGGGTAGCGTCTGCTATACTGTTCGGTCATACTCTGACTATAAATTTTGTTCTTGGAATATCAATAGTAATTATATCTATGCATCAG TATCTCGCAAACCAAATTAAGGATCAAGTGCCAAGCAGCAAAATTGAGATGTCTGATGCTGAGGATGACAG CAGATTAGAGGAATCTGTAATTGTCAAAGTTGACACGGTGGCAAGTGAG GCTAAACACCGCCATGGATCTGATGAGAGGCAGCCACTTCTTCCCGTCTGA